The following coding sequences lie in one Oncorhynchus nerka isolate Pitt River linkage group LG14, Oner_Uvic_2.0, whole genome shotgun sequence genomic window:
- the LOC115141864 gene encoding phosphatidylinositol-binding clathrin assembly protein-like isoform X1 produces the protein MSGQSITDRITAAQHSVTGSAVSKTVCKATTHEIMGPKKKHLDYLIHCTNEMNVNIPQLADSLFERTTSTSWVVVFKSLIATHHLMVYGNERFVQYLASRNTLFNLSNFLDKSGLQGLSLPGYDMSTFIRRYSRYLNEKAVSYRQVAFDFTKVKRGVDGVMRTMNTEKLLKTIPIIQNQMDALLDFNVNANELTNGVINAGFMLLFKDSIRLFAAYNEGIINLLEKYFDMKKTQCKEGLDIYKKFLTRMTRISEFLKVAEQVGIDRGDIPDLSQAPSSLLEALEQHLASLEGKKVKDSTAASRASTLSNAVSSLASTGMSFTKVDEREKQAALEEEQARLKALKEQRLKELSKRPSFATTDTSPVSTTGVTISTAPAIDLFSTPSCSNGALKMESDLFDIQQTFNPSMQASSTGLPVATTWADPFTSAEAGDDSMPNLNPFLSKVVVDAAAHLPVVSSDGVSYSSRTSGHEMFSDRYNPFTDTNSSVSTNYKRTVRIEHSISDSFCGGPVAMAQHLPHQAPYLTEPSAVAGQFRGYSTATQAPPPGALQVDFESVFGAKASGANNMESDDILKPTMVGSNQALCSINQLSDKLVGDDLDSSLANLVGNLGIGNGTTKNDIHWSQPGEKRLTGGSNWQPKAAPNTTWNPVSMTPPVMAYPATTPTGMMGGYGMPPQQLGSMGMMNQPNMMYNQAVMRPPNPFSSVSSAQPSAASSPSSQSPLRAPGQDPFAQLSLKDFL, from the exons ATGTCGGGTCAGAGCATTACTGACAGGATAACTGCAGCCCAGCACAGTGTAACTGGATCTGCTGTGTCGAAAACCGTATGCAAGGCCACCACACATGAAATAATGGGTCCGAAAAAGAAACATTTGGATT ACCTGATCCATTGCACCAATGAGATGAACGTGAACATTCCCCAGCTGGCTGACTCACTGTTTGAAAGGACCACCAGCACAAGCTGGGTGGTGGTCTTCAAGTCGCTCATCGCCACACACCACCTCATGGTCTACGGTAATGAG CGTTTTGTCCAGTACTTGGCTTCAAGGAACACATTATTCAACCTCAGTAATTTTTTGGACAAAAGTGGTTTACAAG gtctctctctcccaggctaCGATATGTCCACATTTATCCGGAGGTACAGTCGATATCTGAATGAGAAGGCTGTGTCATACAGACAGGTTGCATTTGACTTCACTAAAGTAAAGCGAGG GGTGGATGGGGTGATGAGGACCATGAATACAGAGAAGCTACTGAAGACCATCCCTATCATACAAAACCAGATGGACGCCCTCCTCGACTTCAAT GTTAATGCCAATGAGCTCACAAACGGAGTGATCAATGCAGGGTTCATGCTCCTCTTCAAAGATTCCATTAGGCTTTTTGCTGCATATAACGAAGGCATCATCAACCTGTTGG AGAAGTACTTTGACATGAAGAAAACCCAGTGTAAAGAGGGCCTGGATATCTACAAGAAGTTCCTGACCCGAATGACCCGAATCTCAGAGTTCCTTAAAGTGGCAGAG CAGGTGGGGATTGATCGAGGAGACATTCCAGACCTTTCCCAG GCTCCCAGTAGCCTTCTGGAAGCTCTGGAGCAGCACCTGGCCTCACTAGAGGGGAAGAAAGTCAAAGACTCCACCGCTGCCAGCAG GGCCAGTACTCTATCCAATGCAGTGTCCTCGCTGGCCAGTACAGGGATGTCTTTTACTAAAGTAGATGAGCGGGAGAAGCAGGCTGCTCTGGAGGAGGAACAGGCTCGTCTCAAAGCACTGAAG GAACAGAGGCTGAAGGAGCTCTCGAAGAGGCCTTCCTTTGCCACCACAGACACATCTCCTGTCTCCACCACCGGGGTCACTATCAGCACAGCCCCAGCCATCGACCTTTTCTCCACACCCAGCTGCTCCAATGG TGCTCTGAAGATGGAGAGTGACCTGTTTGACATTCAGCAGACGTTTAACCCTTCAATGCAGGCCAGTTCTACAGGGCTTCCTGTGGCCACCACATGggcag ATCCTTTCACCTCTGCTGAAGCTGGAGATGACTCCatgccaaaccttaaccctttccTGTCAAAAGTCGTTGTCGATGCAGCCGCTCACTTACCTGTCGTGTCCTCCGACGGTGTTAGCTATTCCTCTAGGACGTCTGGTCATGAAATGTTTAGTG ATCGTTATAATCCCTTTACTGACACAAACTCGTCCGTTTCAACCAATTACAAACGCACAGTGCGGATAGAACACTCCATCTCAG ACTCCTTCTGTGGTGGTCCAGTGGCCATGGCCCAGCACCTTCCACACCAGGCCCCCTACCTCACTGAGCCCTCTGCAGTAGCAGGTCAATTCAGAG GATACTCCACAGCAACACAGGCCCCTCCCCCAGGAGCACTCCAAGTGGACTTTGAGTCAGTCTTTGGAGCCAAAGCTTCCGGTGCTAACAACATGGAATCTGATG aCATCCTGAAACCCACCATGGTTGGCTCCAATCAGGCCCTGTGCTCAATCAATCAGCTGTCAGACAAACTGGTGGGAGATGACCTGGATTCCTCTCTGGCCAACCTGGTGGGAA ATCTCGGGATTGGAAATGGCACAACGAAAAA TGACATCCACTGGAGCCAGCCTGGGGAGAAGAGGCTGACTGGCGGTAGCAACTGGCAGCCCAAAGCAGCCCCAAACACCACCTGGAACCCCGTCTCCATG ACCCCCCCAGTCATGGCCTACCCTGCAACAACACCCACAGGCATGATGGGGGGATATGGCATG CCGCCCCAACAGCTTGGCTCTATGGGTATGATGAACCAACCCAACATGATGTACAACCAGGCCGTCATGAGGCCGCCCAACCCCTTCAGCTCTGTATCTAGCgcccag CCCTCTGCAGCCTCTAGTCCTTCCAGCCAGAGTCCTCTCAGAGCCCCTGGACAGGACCCATTTGCACAGCTCTCTCTCAAGGATTTCTTGTAG
- the LOC115141864 gene encoding phosphatidylinositol-binding clathrin assembly protein-like isoform X4, with the protein MSGQSITDRITAAQHSVTGSAVSKTVCKATTHEIMGPKKKHLDYLIHCTNEMNVNIPQLADSLFERTTSTSWVVVFKSLIATHHLMVYGNERFVQYLASRNTLFNLSNFLDKSGLQGYDMSTFIRRYSRYLNEKAVSYRQVAFDFTKVKRGVDGVMRTMNTEKLLKTIPIIQNQMDALLDFNVNANELTNGVINAGFMLLFKDSIRLFAAYNEGIINLLEKYFDMKKTQCKEGLDIYKKFLTRMTRISEFLKVAEQVGIDRGDIPDLSQAPSSLLEALEQHLASLEGKKVKDSTAASRASTLSNAVSSLASTGMSFTKVDEREKQAALEEEQARLKALKRLKELSKRPSFATTDTSPVSTTGVTISTAPAIDLFSTPSCSNGALKMESDLFDIQQTFNPSMQASSTGLPVATTWADPFTSAEAGDDSMPNLNPFLSKVVVDAAAHLPVVSSDGVSYSSRTSGHEMFSDRYNPFTDTNSSVSTNYKRTVRIEHSISDSFCGGPVAMAQHLPHQAPYLTEPSAVAGQFRGYSTATQAPPPGALQVDFESVFGAKASGANNMESDDILKPTMVGSNQALCSINQLSDKLVGDDLDSSLANLVGNLGIGNGTTKNDIHWSQPGEKRLTGGSNWQPKAAPNTTWNPVSMTPPVMAYPATTPTGMMGGYGMPPQQLGSMGMMNQPNMMYNQAVMRPPNPFSSVSSAQPSAASSPSSQSPLRAPGQDPFAQLSLKDFL; encoded by the exons ATGTCGGGTCAGAGCATTACTGACAGGATAACTGCAGCCCAGCACAGTGTAACTGGATCTGCTGTGTCGAAAACCGTATGCAAGGCCACCACACATGAAATAATGGGTCCGAAAAAGAAACATTTGGATT ACCTGATCCATTGCACCAATGAGATGAACGTGAACATTCCCCAGCTGGCTGACTCACTGTTTGAAAGGACCACCAGCACAAGCTGGGTGGTGGTCTTCAAGTCGCTCATCGCCACACACCACCTCATGGTCTACGGTAATGAG CGTTTTGTCCAGTACTTGGCTTCAAGGAACACATTATTCAACCTCAGTAATTTTTTGGACAAAAGTGGTTTACAAG gctaCGATATGTCCACATTTATCCGGAGGTACAGTCGATATCTGAATGAGAAGGCTGTGTCATACAGACAGGTTGCATTTGACTTCACTAAAGTAAAGCGAGG GGTGGATGGGGTGATGAGGACCATGAATACAGAGAAGCTACTGAAGACCATCCCTATCATACAAAACCAGATGGACGCCCTCCTCGACTTCAAT GTTAATGCCAATGAGCTCACAAACGGAGTGATCAATGCAGGGTTCATGCTCCTCTTCAAAGATTCCATTAGGCTTTTTGCTGCATATAACGAAGGCATCATCAACCTGTTGG AGAAGTACTTTGACATGAAGAAAACCCAGTGTAAAGAGGGCCTGGATATCTACAAGAAGTTCCTGACCCGAATGACCCGAATCTCAGAGTTCCTTAAAGTGGCAGAG CAGGTGGGGATTGATCGAGGAGACATTCCAGACCTTTCCCAG GCTCCCAGTAGCCTTCTGGAAGCTCTGGAGCAGCACCTGGCCTCACTAGAGGGGAAGAAAGTCAAAGACTCCACCGCTGCCAGCAG GGCCAGTACTCTATCCAATGCAGTGTCCTCGCTGGCCAGTACAGGGATGTCTTTTACTAAAGTAGATGAGCGGGAGAAGCAGGCTGCTCTGGAGGAGGAACAGGCTCGTCTCAAAGCACTGAAG AGGCTGAAGGAGCTCTCGAAGAGGCCTTCCTTTGCCACCACAGACACATCTCCTGTCTCCACCACCGGGGTCACTATCAGCACAGCCCCAGCCATCGACCTTTTCTCCACACCCAGCTGCTCCAATGG TGCTCTGAAGATGGAGAGTGACCTGTTTGACATTCAGCAGACGTTTAACCCTTCAATGCAGGCCAGTTCTACAGGGCTTCCTGTGGCCACCACATGggcag ATCCTTTCACCTCTGCTGAAGCTGGAGATGACTCCatgccaaaccttaaccctttccTGTCAAAAGTCGTTGTCGATGCAGCCGCTCACTTACCTGTCGTGTCCTCCGACGGTGTTAGCTATTCCTCTAGGACGTCTGGTCATGAAATGTTTAGTG ATCGTTATAATCCCTTTACTGACACAAACTCGTCCGTTTCAACCAATTACAAACGCACAGTGCGGATAGAACACTCCATCTCAG ACTCCTTCTGTGGTGGTCCAGTGGCCATGGCCCAGCACCTTCCACACCAGGCCCCCTACCTCACTGAGCCCTCTGCAGTAGCAGGTCAATTCAGAG GATACTCCACAGCAACACAGGCCCCTCCCCCAGGAGCACTCCAAGTGGACTTTGAGTCAGTCTTTGGAGCCAAAGCTTCCGGTGCTAACAACATGGAATCTGATG aCATCCTGAAACCCACCATGGTTGGCTCCAATCAGGCCCTGTGCTCAATCAATCAGCTGTCAGACAAACTGGTGGGAGATGACCTGGATTCCTCTCTGGCCAACCTGGTGGGAA ATCTCGGGATTGGAAATGGCACAACGAAAAA TGACATCCACTGGAGCCAGCCTGGGGAGAAGAGGCTGACTGGCGGTAGCAACTGGCAGCCCAAAGCAGCCCCAAACACCACCTGGAACCCCGTCTCCATG ACCCCCCCAGTCATGGCCTACCCTGCAACAACACCCACAGGCATGATGGGGGGATATGGCATG CCGCCCCAACAGCTTGGCTCTATGGGTATGATGAACCAACCCAACATGATGTACAACCAGGCCGTCATGAGGCCGCCCAACCCCTTCAGCTCTGTATCTAGCgcccag CCCTCTGCAGCCTCTAGTCCTTCCAGCCAGAGTCCTCTCAGAGCCCCTGGACAGGACCCATTTGCACAGCTCTCTCTCAAGGATTTCTTGTAG
- the LOC115141864 gene encoding phosphatidylinositol-binding clathrin assembly protein-like isoform X2 — MSGQSITDRITAAQHSVTGSAVSKTVCKATTHEIMGPKKKHLDYLIHCTNEMNVNIPQLADSLFERTTSTSWVVVFKSLIATHHLMVYGNERFVQYLASRNTLFNLSNFLDKSGLQGLSLPGYDMSTFIRRYSRYLNEKAVSYRQVAFDFTKVKRGVDGVMRTMNTEKLLKTIPIIQNQMDALLDFNVNANELTNGVINAGFMLLFKDSIRLFAAYNEGIINLLEKYFDMKKTQCKEGLDIYKKFLTRMTRISEFLKVAEQVGIDRGDIPDLSQAPSSLLEALEQHLASLEGKKVKDSTAASRASTLSNAVSSLASTGMSFTKVDEREKQAALEEEQARLKALKRLKELSKRPSFATTDTSPVSTTGVTISTAPAIDLFSTPSCSNGALKMESDLFDIQQTFNPSMQASSTGLPVATTWADPFTSAEAGDDSMPNLNPFLSKVVVDAAAHLPVVSSDGVSYSSRTSGHEMFSDRYNPFTDTNSSVSTNYKRTVRIEHSISDSFCGGPVAMAQHLPHQAPYLTEPSAVAGQFRGYSTATQAPPPGALQVDFESVFGAKASGANNMESDDILKPTMVGSNQALCSINQLSDKLVGDDLDSSLANLVGNLGIGNGTTKNDIHWSQPGEKRLTGGSNWQPKAAPNTTWNPVSMTPPVMAYPATTPTGMMGGYGMPPQQLGSMGMMNQPNMMYNQAVMRPPNPFSSVSSAQPSAASSPSSQSPLRAPGQDPFAQLSLKDFL; from the exons ATGTCGGGTCAGAGCATTACTGACAGGATAACTGCAGCCCAGCACAGTGTAACTGGATCTGCTGTGTCGAAAACCGTATGCAAGGCCACCACACATGAAATAATGGGTCCGAAAAAGAAACATTTGGATT ACCTGATCCATTGCACCAATGAGATGAACGTGAACATTCCCCAGCTGGCTGACTCACTGTTTGAAAGGACCACCAGCACAAGCTGGGTGGTGGTCTTCAAGTCGCTCATCGCCACACACCACCTCATGGTCTACGGTAATGAG CGTTTTGTCCAGTACTTGGCTTCAAGGAACACATTATTCAACCTCAGTAATTTTTTGGACAAAAGTGGTTTACAAG gtctctctctcccaggctaCGATATGTCCACATTTATCCGGAGGTACAGTCGATATCTGAATGAGAAGGCTGTGTCATACAGACAGGTTGCATTTGACTTCACTAAAGTAAAGCGAGG GGTGGATGGGGTGATGAGGACCATGAATACAGAGAAGCTACTGAAGACCATCCCTATCATACAAAACCAGATGGACGCCCTCCTCGACTTCAAT GTTAATGCCAATGAGCTCACAAACGGAGTGATCAATGCAGGGTTCATGCTCCTCTTCAAAGATTCCATTAGGCTTTTTGCTGCATATAACGAAGGCATCATCAACCTGTTGG AGAAGTACTTTGACATGAAGAAAACCCAGTGTAAAGAGGGCCTGGATATCTACAAGAAGTTCCTGACCCGAATGACCCGAATCTCAGAGTTCCTTAAAGTGGCAGAG CAGGTGGGGATTGATCGAGGAGACATTCCAGACCTTTCCCAG GCTCCCAGTAGCCTTCTGGAAGCTCTGGAGCAGCACCTGGCCTCACTAGAGGGGAAGAAAGTCAAAGACTCCACCGCTGCCAGCAG GGCCAGTACTCTATCCAATGCAGTGTCCTCGCTGGCCAGTACAGGGATGTCTTTTACTAAAGTAGATGAGCGGGAGAAGCAGGCTGCTCTGGAGGAGGAACAGGCTCGTCTCAAAGCACTGAAG AGGCTGAAGGAGCTCTCGAAGAGGCCTTCCTTTGCCACCACAGACACATCTCCTGTCTCCACCACCGGGGTCACTATCAGCACAGCCCCAGCCATCGACCTTTTCTCCACACCCAGCTGCTCCAATGG TGCTCTGAAGATGGAGAGTGACCTGTTTGACATTCAGCAGACGTTTAACCCTTCAATGCAGGCCAGTTCTACAGGGCTTCCTGTGGCCACCACATGggcag ATCCTTTCACCTCTGCTGAAGCTGGAGATGACTCCatgccaaaccttaaccctttccTGTCAAAAGTCGTTGTCGATGCAGCCGCTCACTTACCTGTCGTGTCCTCCGACGGTGTTAGCTATTCCTCTAGGACGTCTGGTCATGAAATGTTTAGTG ATCGTTATAATCCCTTTACTGACACAAACTCGTCCGTTTCAACCAATTACAAACGCACAGTGCGGATAGAACACTCCATCTCAG ACTCCTTCTGTGGTGGTCCAGTGGCCATGGCCCAGCACCTTCCACACCAGGCCCCCTACCTCACTGAGCCCTCTGCAGTAGCAGGTCAATTCAGAG GATACTCCACAGCAACACAGGCCCCTCCCCCAGGAGCACTCCAAGTGGACTTTGAGTCAGTCTTTGGAGCCAAAGCTTCCGGTGCTAACAACATGGAATCTGATG aCATCCTGAAACCCACCATGGTTGGCTCCAATCAGGCCCTGTGCTCAATCAATCAGCTGTCAGACAAACTGGTGGGAGATGACCTGGATTCCTCTCTGGCCAACCTGGTGGGAA ATCTCGGGATTGGAAATGGCACAACGAAAAA TGACATCCACTGGAGCCAGCCTGGGGAGAAGAGGCTGACTGGCGGTAGCAACTGGCAGCCCAAAGCAGCCCCAAACACCACCTGGAACCCCGTCTCCATG ACCCCCCCAGTCATGGCCTACCCTGCAACAACACCCACAGGCATGATGGGGGGATATGGCATG CCGCCCCAACAGCTTGGCTCTATGGGTATGATGAACCAACCCAACATGATGTACAACCAGGCCGTCATGAGGCCGCCCAACCCCTTCAGCTCTGTATCTAGCgcccag CCCTCTGCAGCCTCTAGTCCTTCCAGCCAGAGTCCTCTCAGAGCCCCTGGACAGGACCCATTTGCACAGCTCTCTCTCAAGGATTTCTTGTAG
- the LOC115141864 gene encoding phosphatidylinositol-binding clathrin assembly protein-like isoform X9: MSGQSITDRITAAQHSVTGSAVSKTVCKATTHEIMGPKKKHLDYLIHCTNEMNVNIPQLADSLFERTTSTSWVVVFKSLIATHHLMVYGNERFVQYLASRNTLFNLSNFLDKSGLQGLSLPGYDMSTFIRRYSRYLNEKAVSYRQVAFDFTKVKRGVDGVMRTMNTEKLLKTIPIIQNQMDALLDFNVNANELTNGVINAGFMLLFKDSIRLFAAYNEGIINLLEKYFDMKKTQCKEGLDIYKKFLTRMTRISEFLKVAEQVGIDRGDIPDLSQAPSSLLEALEQHLASLEGKKVKDSTAASRASTLSNAVSSLASTGMSFTKVDEREKQAALEEEQARLKALKEQRLKELSKRPSFATTDTSPVSTTGVTISTAPAIDLFSTPSCSNGALKMESDLFDIQQTFNPSMQASSTGLPVATTWADPFTSAEAGDDSMPNLNPFLSKVVVDAAAHLPVVSSDGVSYSSRTSGHEMFSGYSTATQAPPPGALQVDFESVFGAKASGANNMESDDILKPTMVGSNQALCSINQLSDKLVGDDLDSSLANLVGNLGIGNGTTKNDIHWSQPGEKRLTGGSNWQPKAAPNTTWNPVSMTPPVMAYPATTPTGMMGGYGMPPQQLGSMGMMNQPNMMYNQAVMRPPNPFSSVSSAQPSAASSPSSQSPLRAPGQDPFAQLSLKDFL; the protein is encoded by the exons ATGTCGGGTCAGAGCATTACTGACAGGATAACTGCAGCCCAGCACAGTGTAACTGGATCTGCTGTGTCGAAAACCGTATGCAAGGCCACCACACATGAAATAATGGGTCCGAAAAAGAAACATTTGGATT ACCTGATCCATTGCACCAATGAGATGAACGTGAACATTCCCCAGCTGGCTGACTCACTGTTTGAAAGGACCACCAGCACAAGCTGGGTGGTGGTCTTCAAGTCGCTCATCGCCACACACCACCTCATGGTCTACGGTAATGAG CGTTTTGTCCAGTACTTGGCTTCAAGGAACACATTATTCAACCTCAGTAATTTTTTGGACAAAAGTGGTTTACAAG gtctctctctcccaggctaCGATATGTCCACATTTATCCGGAGGTACAGTCGATATCTGAATGAGAAGGCTGTGTCATACAGACAGGTTGCATTTGACTTCACTAAAGTAAAGCGAGG GGTGGATGGGGTGATGAGGACCATGAATACAGAGAAGCTACTGAAGACCATCCCTATCATACAAAACCAGATGGACGCCCTCCTCGACTTCAAT GTTAATGCCAATGAGCTCACAAACGGAGTGATCAATGCAGGGTTCATGCTCCTCTTCAAAGATTCCATTAGGCTTTTTGCTGCATATAACGAAGGCATCATCAACCTGTTGG AGAAGTACTTTGACATGAAGAAAACCCAGTGTAAAGAGGGCCTGGATATCTACAAGAAGTTCCTGACCCGAATGACCCGAATCTCAGAGTTCCTTAAAGTGGCAGAG CAGGTGGGGATTGATCGAGGAGACATTCCAGACCTTTCCCAG GCTCCCAGTAGCCTTCTGGAAGCTCTGGAGCAGCACCTGGCCTCACTAGAGGGGAAGAAAGTCAAAGACTCCACCGCTGCCAGCAG GGCCAGTACTCTATCCAATGCAGTGTCCTCGCTGGCCAGTACAGGGATGTCTTTTACTAAAGTAGATGAGCGGGAGAAGCAGGCTGCTCTGGAGGAGGAACAGGCTCGTCTCAAAGCACTGAAG GAACAGAGGCTGAAGGAGCTCTCGAAGAGGCCTTCCTTTGCCACCACAGACACATCTCCTGTCTCCACCACCGGGGTCACTATCAGCACAGCCCCAGCCATCGACCTTTTCTCCACACCCAGCTGCTCCAATGG TGCTCTGAAGATGGAGAGTGACCTGTTTGACATTCAGCAGACGTTTAACCCTTCAATGCAGGCCAGTTCTACAGGGCTTCCTGTGGCCACCACATGggcag ATCCTTTCACCTCTGCTGAAGCTGGAGATGACTCCatgccaaaccttaaccctttccTGTCAAAAGTCGTTGTCGATGCAGCCGCTCACTTACCTGTCGTGTCCTCCGACGGTGTTAGCTATTCCTCTAGGACGTCTGGTCATGAAATGTTTAGTG GATACTCCACAGCAACACAGGCCCCTCCCCCAGGAGCACTCCAAGTGGACTTTGAGTCAGTCTTTGGAGCCAAAGCTTCCGGTGCTAACAACATGGAATCTGATG aCATCCTGAAACCCACCATGGTTGGCTCCAATCAGGCCCTGTGCTCAATCAATCAGCTGTCAGACAAACTGGTGGGAGATGACCTGGATTCCTCTCTGGCCAACCTGGTGGGAA ATCTCGGGATTGGAAATGGCACAACGAAAAA TGACATCCACTGGAGCCAGCCTGGGGAGAAGAGGCTGACTGGCGGTAGCAACTGGCAGCCCAAAGCAGCCCCAAACACCACCTGGAACCCCGTCTCCATG ACCCCCCCAGTCATGGCCTACCCTGCAACAACACCCACAGGCATGATGGGGGGATATGGCATG CCGCCCCAACAGCTTGGCTCTATGGGTATGATGAACCAACCCAACATGATGTACAACCAGGCCGTCATGAGGCCGCCCAACCCCTTCAGCTCTGTATCTAGCgcccag CCCTCTGCAGCCTCTAGTCCTTCCAGCCAGAGTCCTCTCAGAGCCCCTGGACAGGACCCATTTGCACAGCTCTCTCTCAAGGATTTCTTGTAG
- the LOC115141864 gene encoding phosphatidylinositol-binding clathrin assembly protein-like isoform X8, producing MSGQSITDRITAAQHSVTGSAVSKTVCKATTHEIMGPKKKHLDYLIHCTNEMNVNIPQLADSLFERTTSTSWVVVFKSLIATHHLMVYGNERFVQYLASRNTLFNLSNFLDKSGLQGLSLPGYDMSTFIRRYSRYLNEKAVSYRQVAFDFTKVKRGVDGVMRTMNTEKLLKTIPIIQNQMDALLDFNVNANELTNGVINAGFMLLFKDSIRLFAAYNEGIINLLEKYFDMKKTQCKEGLDIYKKFLTRMTRISEFLKVAEQVGIDRGDIPDLSQAPSSLLEALEQHLASLEGKKVKDSTAASRASTLSNAVSSLASTGMSFTKVDEREKQAALEEEQARLKALKEQRLKELSKRPSFATTDTSPVSTTGVTISTAPAIDLFSTPSCSNGALKMESDLFDIQQTFNPSMQASSTGLPVATTWADPFTSAEAGDDSMPNLNPFLSKVVVDAAAHLPVVSSDGVSYSSRTSGHEMFSDSFCGGPVAMAQHLPHQAPYLTEPSAVAGQFRGYSTATQAPPPGALQVDFESVFGAKASGANNMESDDILKPTMVGSNQALCSINQLSDKLVGDDLDSSLANLVGNLGIGNGTTKNDIHWSQPGEKRLTGGSNWQPKAAPNTTWNPVSMTPPVMAYPATTPTGMMGGYGMPPQQLGSMGMMNQPNMMYNQAVMRPPNPFSSVSSAQPSAASSPSSQSPLRAPGQDPFAQLSLKDFL from the exons ATGTCGGGTCAGAGCATTACTGACAGGATAACTGCAGCCCAGCACAGTGTAACTGGATCTGCTGTGTCGAAAACCGTATGCAAGGCCACCACACATGAAATAATGGGTCCGAAAAAGAAACATTTGGATT ACCTGATCCATTGCACCAATGAGATGAACGTGAACATTCCCCAGCTGGCTGACTCACTGTTTGAAAGGACCACCAGCACAAGCTGGGTGGTGGTCTTCAAGTCGCTCATCGCCACACACCACCTCATGGTCTACGGTAATGAG CGTTTTGTCCAGTACTTGGCTTCAAGGAACACATTATTCAACCTCAGTAATTTTTTGGACAAAAGTGGTTTACAAG gtctctctctcccaggctaCGATATGTCCACATTTATCCGGAGGTACAGTCGATATCTGAATGAGAAGGCTGTGTCATACAGACAGGTTGCATTTGACTTCACTAAAGTAAAGCGAGG GGTGGATGGGGTGATGAGGACCATGAATACAGAGAAGCTACTGAAGACCATCCCTATCATACAAAACCAGATGGACGCCCTCCTCGACTTCAAT GTTAATGCCAATGAGCTCACAAACGGAGTGATCAATGCAGGGTTCATGCTCCTCTTCAAAGATTCCATTAGGCTTTTTGCTGCATATAACGAAGGCATCATCAACCTGTTGG AGAAGTACTTTGACATGAAGAAAACCCAGTGTAAAGAGGGCCTGGATATCTACAAGAAGTTCCTGACCCGAATGACCCGAATCTCAGAGTTCCTTAAAGTGGCAGAG CAGGTGGGGATTGATCGAGGAGACATTCCAGACCTTTCCCAG GCTCCCAGTAGCCTTCTGGAAGCTCTGGAGCAGCACCTGGCCTCACTAGAGGGGAAGAAAGTCAAAGACTCCACCGCTGCCAGCAG GGCCAGTACTCTATCCAATGCAGTGTCCTCGCTGGCCAGTACAGGGATGTCTTTTACTAAAGTAGATGAGCGGGAGAAGCAGGCTGCTCTGGAGGAGGAACAGGCTCGTCTCAAAGCACTGAAG GAACAGAGGCTGAAGGAGCTCTCGAAGAGGCCTTCCTTTGCCACCACAGACACATCTCCTGTCTCCACCACCGGGGTCACTATCAGCACAGCCCCAGCCATCGACCTTTTCTCCACACCCAGCTGCTCCAATGG TGCTCTGAAGATGGAGAGTGACCTGTTTGACATTCAGCAGACGTTTAACCCTTCAATGCAGGCCAGTTCTACAGGGCTTCCTGTGGCCACCACATGggcag ATCCTTTCACCTCTGCTGAAGCTGGAGATGACTCCatgccaaaccttaaccctttccTGTCAAAAGTCGTTGTCGATGCAGCCGCTCACTTACCTGTCGTGTCCTCCGACGGTGTTAGCTATTCCTCTAGGACGTCTGGTCATGAAATGTTTAGTG ACTCCTTCTGTGGTGGTCCAGTGGCCATGGCCCAGCACCTTCCACACCAGGCCCCCTACCTCACTGAGCCCTCTGCAGTAGCAGGTCAATTCAGAG GATACTCCACAGCAACACAGGCCCCTCCCCCAGGAGCACTCCAAGTGGACTTTGAGTCAGTCTTTGGAGCCAAAGCTTCCGGTGCTAACAACATGGAATCTGATG aCATCCTGAAACCCACCATGGTTGGCTCCAATCAGGCCCTGTGCTCAATCAATCAGCTGTCAGACAAACTGGTGGGAGATGACCTGGATTCCTCTCTGGCCAACCTGGTGGGAA ATCTCGGGATTGGAAATGGCACAACGAAAAA TGACATCCACTGGAGCCAGCCTGGGGAGAAGAGGCTGACTGGCGGTAGCAACTGGCAGCCCAAAGCAGCCCCAAACACCACCTGGAACCCCGTCTCCATG ACCCCCCCAGTCATGGCCTACCCTGCAACAACACCCACAGGCATGATGGGGGGATATGGCATG CCGCCCCAACAGCTTGGCTCTATGGGTATGATGAACCAACCCAACATGATGTACAACCAGGCCGTCATGAGGCCGCCCAACCCCTTCAGCTCTGTATCTAGCgcccag CCCTCTGCAGCCTCTAGTCCTTCCAGCCAGAGTCCTCTCAGAGCCCCTGGACAGGACCCATTTGCACAGCTCTCTCTCAAGGATTTCTTGTAG